A DNA window from Desulfobacterales bacterium contains the following coding sequences:
- a CDS encoding transposase, translating into MKDSLTASEIAGALQTGCRFVRKRAQKEKWAFENKTVIGGCQKLFTFEHLPEDVRVAVMIWYQKQTQVAPADEAAGLPAKRAAIDPASLPQAKIDKAMAKADLLRLYLAALKRPGWGGKEKARDGFMTAYNTGLAYPKLFGALGPVSWKTIEGWKRKVSAAGMETMALADTRGRARRGKRTLSKVQTDILLKCVLHPNKPTIAAAIRMASAVIETKGLGDWASEATYRRWLQDWISTNHHFWTFNRKGAKAWNDECAFYIERDYSLINVGDILVADGHVLNFDILDPWIGKPRRMTLILWYDMKSNYPMGWEIMPTENTQAIASALRRAIMRLGKYPKMAYLDNGKAFKSKFFNGVDFDQEGFTGLFDRLGIGTIFAWPYHGQSKTIERFFGTTGEFERWVPTYVGNNIENKPARMMRGERLHRKAYAKVMGDGCITLEQAHIALAAWFDTYAGRPQTGHLDGTTPNEWYLAERGQGVDPVELRYLMMSMEIKHIHQNGIRLFKQNYYHPALYGRRHSVMIRYDLQDKSAVYVFTPDGEFLCEATPVDKVHPAATILGTDADRKRLTDHIELKKHQEKEASRLTRDFLEETVLPEHRRQLAAAGIEMVQTGGKVLALPAPEKPAVMTASDEKKILAELEGLKAMNAKLPEEVEEEEYTPERVDETALEWAKLSGMRDMDRMYKLIEFEVRGWLIPKEWQAFMKFYEQTAEYARYSDHFEMHRAQMVIEYQVEVAAR; encoded by the coding sequence ATGAAAGATAGCCTCACAGCCTCAGAAATAGCGGGTGCACTCCAAACCGGATGCCGGTTCGTAAGGAAACGCGCCCAAAAAGAAAAATGGGCGTTTGAAAATAAGACCGTCATTGGTGGGTGCCAGAAGCTTTTCACCTTCGAGCACCTCCCGGAGGATGTCCGGGTAGCGGTCATGATCTGGTATCAGAAGCAGACCCAGGTGGCCCCGGCGGATGAGGCGGCGGGGCTTCCCGCGAAACGGGCCGCCATCGATCCGGCGTCCCTTCCCCAGGCGAAAATTGATAAAGCCATGGCGAAGGCGGATCTTCTCCGGCTGTATCTTGCCGCCCTTAAGCGGCCAGGATGGGGCGGGAAGGAAAAGGCCCGAGACGGTTTCATGACGGCCTACAATACCGGACTTGCCTATCCGAAGCTTTTCGGCGCGCTGGGGCCGGTGAGCTGGAAAACAATCGAAGGATGGAAGCGCAAAGTCAGCGCCGCCGGCATGGAAACCATGGCGCTGGCCGACACCAGGGGCCGCGCCCGCCGGGGGAAAAGGACGCTTTCAAAGGTTCAAACCGACATCCTTTTAAAATGCGTGCTGCATCCGAACAAACCGACCATCGCCGCCGCGATCCGGATGGCGAGCGCCGTAATAGAGACAAAGGGGCTTGGCGACTGGGCGTCCGAGGCGACCTACCGCCGGTGGCTCCAGGACTGGATATCCACCAACCATCACTTCTGGACCTTCAACCGCAAAGGCGCAAAGGCATGGAACGATGAGTGCGCCTTCTATATCGAGCGGGATTACAGCCTGATCAACGTCGGCGACATCCTGGTGGCGGACGGGCATGTGCTGAACTTCGACATCCTCGACCCCTGGATCGGCAAACCCCGGCGGATGACGCTCATTCTCTGGTACGACATGAAGAGTAACTACCCCATGGGCTGGGAGATCATGCCGACCGAAAACACCCAAGCCATCGCATCCGCACTTCGGCGGGCCATTATGCGGCTCGGTAAATACCCGAAGATGGCCTATCTCGATAACGGGAAAGCCTTTAAATCCAAATTTTTCAACGGGGTTGACTTCGACCAGGAAGGATTTACGGGGCTTTTTGATCGCCTCGGCATCGGCACCATCTTCGCCTGGCCGTATCACGGGCAAAGTAAGACGATCGAACGGTTTTTCGGTACGACGGGAGAGTTTGAGCGCTGGGTTCCGACCTATGTCGGTAACAACATCGAGAACAAGCCCGCCCGAATGATGCGAGGAGAGCGCCTGCATCGAAAAGCCTACGCCAAGGTGATGGGCGATGGGTGCATCACCCTGGAGCAGGCGCACATAGCCCTTGCCGCATGGTTTGATACATACGCCGGCCGCCCGCAAACAGGCCATTTGGATGGAACGACCCCGAACGAGTGGTACCTTGCCGAGCGCGGCCAGGGGGTGGACCCCGTTGAGCTTCGATATCTGATGATGAGCATGGAGATCAAGCATATTCACCAGAACGGTATCCGGCTGTTTAAACAGAACTACTATCACCCGGCGCTCTATGGCCGGCGCCATTCCGTCATGATCCGCTACGACCTTCAGGATAAATCGGCGGTGTATGTGTTCACACCGGACGGCGAGTTTCTGTGCGAAGCGACCCCCGTTGATAAGGTCCATCCGGCGGCCACCATTTTAGGGACGGATGCCGACCGGAAAAGACTTACCGATCACATCGAGCTGAAAAAACATCAGGAAAAAGAAGCCTCCCGGCTCACGAGGGATTTCCTTGAAGAGACGGTGCTGCCGGAGCATCGGCGACAACTGGCGGCGGCCGGTATCGAGATGGTTCAAACCGGCGGAAAGGTCCTCGCCCTGCCGGCGCCCGAAAAACCGGCGGTGATGACGGCATCGGATGAGAAGAAAATATTAGCCGAGCTTGAAGGGCTTAAGGCAATGAACGCCAAGCTTCCTGAAGAAGTAGAGGAAGAAGAATATACGCCGGAACGGGTTGATGAGACCGCGCTTGAATGGGCAAAACTTTCCGGAATGAGGGACATGGACCGGATGTACAAGCTCATCGAGTTCGAGGTGCGCGGCTGGTTAATCCCGAAGGAATGGCAGGCGTTCATGAAATTTTACGAGCAGACGGCGGAATATGCGCGCTATTCGGATCATTTTGAAATGCACCGGGCGCAGATGGTTATAGAGTATCAGGTGGAAGTGGCCGCCAGATAA
- a CDS encoding DUF1018 domain-containing protein, producing the protein MAMQTTGAIYGAQNKIFHRGCQFAGMPYQERKDDWIGLFREIAGRERIDSFADLTLGERAEVITHLQKRGVKLFNPRVPAADRDWQKGDGDRPVASTKRPLEVPGHKRGLVSKIGAILADKKLPWKYADAIAKKRFGVDTVEWCDTKALLKIVQMLAVYQKRQARRDAAAERGSEE; encoded by the coding sequence ATGGCGATGCAGACCACGGGCGCGATTTACGGCGCCCAGAATAAAATTTTTCATAGAGGGTGCCAGTTCGCCGGAATGCCCTACCAGGAGAGAAAGGATGACTGGATCGGGCTCTTCCGGGAGATTGCCGGGCGAGAGCGCATCGATTCTTTCGCGGATCTCACGCTGGGCGAGCGCGCGGAGGTGATCACGCATTTGCAGAAACGGGGGGTGAAACTGTTCAACCCGCGCGTGCCGGCCGCGGACCGGGACTGGCAAAAGGGGGATGGGGACCGGCCGGTGGCATCGACCAAGCGGCCGTTGGAGGTGCCGGGGCACAAGCGGGGGCTGGTCTCGAAGATCGGCGCGATTCTGGCGGACAAAAAACTGCCGTGGAAGTATGCGGACGCAATCGCGAAGAAGCGATTCGGCGTGGATACGGTGGAGTGGTGCGATACGAAGGCGCTGCTTAAAATCGTGCAGATGCTGGCTGTGTATCAGAAACGGCAGGCGCGGCGGGATGCGGCCGCGGAAAGGGGTAGCGAGGAATGA
- a CDS encoding ATP-binding protein, whose product MKPVQFQPTFVKTKNVRNFAVMMDGLSMADGEGRLGLVSGPAGRGKTRTSQWYQAHHDCVYQRMATIWRHSETDFLQALCREVGILTPPKRKGPCYMAVIDALIERPRPVFLDEIDKLPDTFIDLVRDLSDMSLSAFVLVGEERLPEKIGHNKRGWSRVYQQIEFQPIHVSDIMLYALEATGLKLSPQVAQILHGSSKGDFRLVRRDTLALVQICNAKQTTDVTEEMATIATKAGLHGR is encoded by the coding sequence ATGAAACCCGTACAATTTCAACCGACATTTGTCAAAACGAAAAACGTCCGGAACTTCGCGGTTATGATGGATGGCCTTTCCATGGCGGACGGCGAGGGGCGCCTGGGCCTGGTGTCTGGACCGGCAGGCCGCGGTAAAACCCGAACGAGCCAGTGGTACCAGGCCCATCACGATTGCGTGTATCAGCGCATGGCGACCATCTGGCGGCATAGTGAGACGGATTTTCTTCAAGCCCTATGCCGGGAGGTGGGAATCCTCACGCCGCCGAAGCGCAAAGGCCCCTGTTATATGGCGGTAATCGATGCCCTCATCGAGCGGCCCCGGCCGGTCTTTCTCGATGAGATCGATAAATTGCCCGACACTTTCATCGACCTGGTGAGGGATTTAAGTGACATGAGCCTCTCCGCGTTCGTTCTGGTCGGAGAGGAGCGGCTTCCAGAAAAGATAGGCCACAACAAACGGGGGTGGTCTCGGGTTTACCAGCAAATCGAGTTTCAGCCGATTCATGTGAGCGACATCATGCTCTACGCGCTGGAAGCCACCGGGCTAAAACTGTCTCCCCAGGTGGCGCAGATTCTTCACGGGTCATCCAAAGGAGATTTCAGGCTGGTGCGGCGAGACACACTGGCGCTGGTGCAGATTTGTAACGCCAAGCAGACTACGGATGTGACCGAGGAAATGGCCACGATCGCAACCAAGGCGGGCCTTCACGGGAGGTGA
- a CDS encoding helix-turn-helix transcriptional regulator, translating into MDKITKNLGATAQESGHSFGHTLDEKRCDQNFADRLKSRREFLGLTQETLAHKADVTKATIQNYEYGKPPKGDAVVKISKALRCTTDWLLIGEGDPNGPVTKEIGNEIDCVTKQKQAEPVEKQARIHNAEDFKITDMVTKTMEILESETIFRTALASNINAFHQALKFEAGQKARDDRMAEMERRMDSQDRRQGELEAANTELRKENGKLKEELGDLQQRLADRGSGLLDAANHR; encoded by the coding sequence ATGGATAAAATAACAAAAAACCTCGGCGCAACCGCCCAAGAATCTGGTCACAGCTTTGGTCACACCTTGGACGAAAAAAGGTGTGACCAAAATTTTGCTGACAGATTAAAGTCTCGGCGTGAATTTTTAGGGCTTACTCAAGAGACTCTTGCGCATAAAGCAGATGTTACGAAGGCGACCATCCAAAATTACGAATATGGTAAACCTCCAAAGGGTGATGCGGTTGTAAAAATATCTAAGGCGTTAAGATGTACCACGGACTGGCTTTTAATAGGTGAGGGTGACCCGAACGGACCGGTAACAAAAGAAATTGGTAACGAAATTGATTGCGTCACCAAACAGAAACAGGCCGAACCCGTTGAAAAACAGGCAAGGATACATAATGCTGAAGATTTTAAAATAACCGATATGGTTACTAAAACCATGGAGATACTCGAATCTGAAACGATTTTTAGGACGGCGCTGGCCAGCAATATAAACGCCTTCCACCAAGCCCTTAAATTTGAGGCAGGGCAAAAGGCCCGGGATGACCGAATGGCCGAGATGGAACGGCGGATGGATTCCCAGGACCGCCGCCAGGGCGAGCTTGAAGCAGCAAATACGGAGTTGCGTAAGGAAAACGGGAAGCTGAAGGAGGAATTGGGGGATTTGCAACAGCGGTTGGCGGACCGGGGAAGTGGTCTGCTTGACGCCGCGAACCATCGTTGA